GGACCTGAACATGACATGGGCTATTTTCTAGGGGAAACGTGACATGGGCCTAAAAAGATCTATAAGGGAATAGGAAATCATGGAGCTATCAAGGAGGAATCGGACAGAAAAAATCGCACACTACATGTGGAGGGAATCGGATTAAAAAATCGCAACAATCGCGCTATATACGGTAGGGAATCGGACTCAAAAATCACTCGGGACGACGTATGGAAATTCAtgggcaaaaacatcttaaacttttataataggaaAAGATTAtatttacaccggttttaaaAGATAAATGATGCTTTGTAACTAATTTTGAGATTTAGGAATGCGATTCAAACTCCGACATCAAGAGACCTTAAGTGAATTTATTCCATTGATGTACTTACAAGAGATGGACCAAATTAGGCATTAATTTTTGGaaaataagtttactttagaTCCCTTAAGTTGTCACCGAATTCTAAATTCATCAATGGATTGCAAAACCGGATACTACGCATCCCCTAACTTACAACCAATGCAAATGAGGTTCCTTGGCAGTATTGCActcggttttagctgacgtggctcctttgactaggtATTCGTCGCACATGGCATTAACGCGACGCTTATGTAACAATTCGatccaaataataataataataataaaactcaTATGGTCCACATATCacttacacaaaaaaaaaataaaaaaattgtggtgCCCATGTGATTCCACGTATCATCCTCACTACtacctcttctctctatcctctctctctcccctgcaTGTTGCTGTACACGTTGGTCTGGATGATGTAGGAGTAGGACTCACCCGTCCGGTTGCCCAGGAACTCGAAGTCCAGCTCGTCGCGCTGCGGCGCCGTGTCCACGTAGGAGCACATCTGCAACCACCGAACATGTACCTGTCCTTCGTCTGGAACCCGACGCCGCCTGAACAAAAAACCAAGAAACAGGGGAGCATCAGCACTAGGCATTGCCGGAGCTAGCTTGTTCGAATCAGAGCAGCTGCATGCGAGATCACTCTCACTCACCGGTCTTTTGTTGTCGAGGTAGAGGTACCACGTCTAGCCATCGGCGGAGGTCTTGACGTAATCCTCGATCGGCTCCGCCGCAGACGCCCCACTaaagcagcagaagcagcagcagcagcacacatCAACAACGATCGTCGCCACCATCAACGTACCCACCAACCCACGGCCGCATCCCCCGTGACCCCGGGGTTCACGAAGcggagcgggcggcggtggacgccgtCGTAGTTGGTGACGACGTAGAGCgcgggtcgtcgccgtcgcgctccaCCCGCTTCTTGACGCCGCGCAccccgccgccgagcaccggTAGTAATTCCTCGCGTTCGGTTGAACTCCGACCTCGTCCTGACTCCTGAGCCCAATCCTGCTCGTCGTCGCTGAGGACATACCATGCCGGTCGTTATTCCCGCTGGccatcaccaccggcggcggctgctgccccGCCGCTCCGCCATCACAactgatcattcgtcttattcaagatTTTtcgtgtaaatataaaaatatttaaatcatgaagttttgatgataaattaaatcacaataaaataagtaATAATTACATTTTCTTAATAAGAACGTATCTAAAAAGTCAATAATTATCGTCATACAGAGTATATATATCAGATCCACCAAATATGCCACAACCATTTATCCCTGTTTAATTGAAGAACTTGTCAATATGCTTTTatcaaccatgcatatatattaacAATTACTCCGTAACTTCAAAGTTCGAACTAATAACTAAATAACGAACCACTTTCTTGATGTCCTCCAAATATGTCACACTATCATCTGCTGGCAATTACTTGATCAGTCATCACGttccaaatgttttttttcgCCGGTCAAGTTCTGAATGCTACGTACGGAAAAGAACACGTACTAATAGAAAGCGCGCTTCCAAAGTTGCACACAagaaaattttgttttgttgttattttTATGGAAGGAAAAAACTGTAGGTGAGTATATCCTACAGCGTAAaaccaaaaatatattaaaagaaacaaaatttaCACTGTACAATAAAAATAAGTAACAAATTCTGCAGTCGTTGTTGCATTTGGGGCATTGTATTATCTTTTGCTCTATGGATAACCATGGCAAATTCCTTTTTGAAAAGGTCCAAGCAAACTTGGACGAAGTAAGGTGAGATGTTTTTGAAGATCTTATCATTTCGTGTGATCCAAATGCTCCAAGCCATAATGATTATTATCTCCATGTGAAAGGACACTTGGAGTTTTTCTTGCAGATCTTCAATGGCCTCTTGGACTGAGAGTCCCATTCTTCTTGTGGGGAAAATTTTGTTCCAGCATAGTGTGCAAAAGGACAAGTGAGAAAGAGATGTTGCTGAGTTTCTTCCATTCCCAAGTTGCAGATGTGAAATGAGATGCGTGGGAAGCGTTGAACGTCTCTCGAGGCCACACCTTTGTTAATATAGATGGGAACAGCCCCCATTGTGGCGTTTACAATAGATCGATCTCAATCTCAGTTGTTGCTAATCAACCGGAGAGAAACCGTGTACAGGAGAAAGGATAGGAACAAACTCTAATGACTTATCTCCTATACATCGGGAACTACTTTATCTAACACCCTCTCTCAATCACAACCTTCCTAGGTTGAGATTGTATTTGAAGTTTTCTGGAAGTCGTTCTGACAATGGTTTAGTAAAACCATTTGCAACTTGATCTTTAGTACATAACCAACTTGCAATAATTTTTGTGCTACTCTCTCTCGAACAAAATGGTAATCAGTTGCTATATGTTTAGTTCTTGCATGAAAGACATGATTGAAGGATAAGTACCTTGCACCCATGTTGTCACACCATAGTTGAGCGGGACAGAGTGCTTGTGAAGCTTGGTGCTGCAGAGGAGAAGACTGTTGGTGGGATTCTGCTTCCGTCAACCGCACAGTCTAAGCCTCAGGGAGGTGAGGTTGTTGCTGTTGGAGAGGGAAGAACTATTGGGGATAAGAAAGTTGAGGTCAGCTTGCAGGTAAAGTTCTTCTCACAATGAGATTGCAAGTGTACCTGTATGATGTCTAGTACTACATTTCTTACCCCATAGCTCGGTTGTGAGTTGCAAGTAGCAGTGACACGGCAATTTACTTGTTGGTTGTTGCCAACTAAATTTAAAAGCATATTGTGTGTGATGCCTTATCAAGAATGCGATGTTAATGGTGTACGGGGTCTGTGAGGCTGAAGTTTCTATGGCACAAAACTCATGTGAAACCAACAGAGGTTTCTCATGATTGCTTTATGACTGTTGTTCAGAGTATGCAACACTGATATATTTTGATTGTTAGTTTCTGGTTTGGTTAAACATATGAATCCACGTAAGGAGTATCCTTTGGCAATGGGCAAATATGTATGAGCATTTGCTTAATTTTGTCATCCATACAAATAGATGTTGTTAGTCTTTCATAGCACTAGGAGAGTAGGAGGTGGTGCATATGACCCGGGTTTGAGAAACAACAgaaaaccgggaaaaaagaatcgctcaaccctttttttttaaaggactGGTTCACTCCCTCATGTTGGTATTACTAGCAACTTCCATGGAGAACATTTATTTAGTTAGTGCCTGGTTTACAAGTCCAAACCCATGATGTTTTGGCATCTCCATCCCTCAACTAGATTCACTAATGTAcatatgaatttggacacatatatgaagcacatacatgaatctattcaaaactcaaaacgtcttataatgtgaaacaaAGAAAGTAACTAGGTAAAGCGGCTTCTGAGGTAATGCTGTGTGACTTGTTTGTTTATAGTTATCTTGTTGAACAGGGTACAATTTGTTCTGACTGATGGGCGAAAAAGGCTTTcaatctctgtttttttttcttagatgcACCTTGCAACTTTATCTTGGTTCCTGCATGACAATAATTGTTTGGGTTCATCATCTTGTCTACTGGAAATGTCTCTAAGATAAGGTTTAGATTGGTGAAAAATTTACTGATAGTGATGCTTGTTACAGGACCTTAGATTGGTGAAAAATTTACTGATAGTGACTCTTGTTACAGGACCTTGGTTATTTTCATTTGTTGTGTAACTAGTTTTCACTTAACTTGAATTTCTGCAAGGAGATACTACATTAGTAAACTTAATTTAGACAATCATAGCGATTGGCACTACAGAGAGCCTACTGTTGAATTTCAGTGCAGCAATTGTGCTATATATTACCTGATGAACTTGGTGCAATAAGATGTTAAAGTGCCAATCTGCCAATTTGTTCTGTTGCTTTTATGTTGTGGTTTACTGCTTATGCCTTCTAATGGCAGtattaagtgatttatattgttcTGTAGATTGGGGCTGAAGTTGTATATTCAAAATATGCTGGGACTGAGGTGCAATTTAACGACACCAAACATCTTATTCTAAAAGAGGATGATATCATTGGTGTTCTTGAGACTGATGATGTCAAAGATATGAAGCCCCTTAATGACCGGGTTCTCATCAAGGTATCCATAtgttattgttattgcttcttaaGATAGTTGCCAGTAGGGTTATGGTTTATAGGTAATGAAATTGGAGAATGTTGAATAAATTGTACATCTTGCCGTTGTACTTCCTAGACAACCTTTGGTAATGATTCCCTGCTTTTGTAAATTTGACAGGTTGCTGAGGCTGAAGACAAAACTGCTGGTGGCCTTATTCTCACTGAAACCACTAAGGAGAAGCCATCAATCGGAACAGTAAGTTCTTACCATTGTCTCTTTAAGCCTTGTTATTGTTATTCTATTGCTGTGAACCTAGATTGTTGGGCTATATGCAAAGATTTGTGCATGTACTGAGCCAAGcgagaaaatggacatttagCCACTTTCAAGAAGTGGTTTCGCTGAAATGCCATTCCGAAAACGCGTTTCGCTAAAATGCCAATATGTAGCGTGCACTCACCGCCACTTGCCATTTTGGCCATTTTGTGCATTTTCAATTGCATTTTCGCTGGAATGTGGCTTGATGGGACCAAATTGCCCTTGCTCGCCGGTTGAAAGGGGATCGATCCAGTTCATGGGAGGAAAGAGGACGAGTGCGGCGAGGTAGTCTGCGTGGCCAAAATGGAGGAGGCGGTGAGCGaacgcatggcggcggcggtgatgacgGCGACACGGGCATGGCGACGCCGCAGCGAAGGGAGACGCACGGCCTCCACGCCGTCGCGGACGACGCCCTGTCCGCTGACGAAGAAGCTGACGACAGACGGCCATGACCATCTCCAGGATGCCGAACCCCCACCCTCACCAGCGCGCCGATGTCGATGGCCAGGATGCTTGACGAGGTGGAGGTGAGGTCGTCGAGGTGGAGGACCCGACGACGCTTGTagacgaagcggcggcggcggcggcggcgtcctcgagGTCGAGCGAGTGGAGGACCTGGCAGCGCTTGTAGACgaagcggcggcagcagcgtcCTCGAGGTCGGGCGGGTGGAGGACCCGGCGGCGCTTGTAGACGAAGCCGTTGCAGTTGCAGATCTCCCAGTcctcgttgccgtcgccgccggcggtggaggcgtactaaaatccatgcgctctctctcctctctactCTCTCTTTTTCGCTGAGATTGATTTCGCTTGCTGTGGCGGCTGGGCTCTGATCCGTCGATCCGTGcgctcgccggaggaggaggaggatttggggtgtgtgtgtgtgcacggcggtggcgcgcggcgggatGATGCTGGCGGGGCACAAGTtcaggaaggggaagaaggcggtggaggaggaggtgaacgGGTTCttcatggaggaggaggaggaggtagcgGTGTCGGACGCGTCGTCGATCGGGATGGCATCGTCGGACAGCTCGACGGGAGAAATCGTCGTCGGAGAAGGAGGGGCATTCTCGTCTCTTCAAGCCGCTTCCCAGAGAAAATGATATCCAAAATGGTGAAAATGGCAAAGTAGCTGTGATGGCGCACTCCATATTAGCATTTTAGCGAAACACGTTTTCGGGATGGTATTCCAGTGAAACCATGTTTTCAAAGTGGcaaaatgtccattttctccAGCCAAGCTGAACTGAATTTGCATGAGTTTTACCTGTTTATTACCTTCTGAATGCAGGTTGTAGCCGTTGGTCCAGGCCCTCTTGATGATGAAGGCAAGAGGCAGCCATTGTCAGTTTCAGCGGGCAGCACTGTGATGTACTCCAAGTACGCAGGCAGTGAGTTCAAGGGAGCTGATGGCACCAACTACATTGTCTTGAGAGTATCAGATGTGATGGCTGTCCTATCTTGAGCTGTGATTTGTTTCAATTTTGAGTTCAGAATAGACGGTAGCAGGTGGTAATGGTTGCCATGTGGTGATCTTCACTCTGCGGAGATGCTGTCTTTGATAATCCTAGAATTCGAACGCAACAATTTGCAGATCTCCTACGGGATCAACATTCCACTGTGActgatttttatttataaaagtttGTTTTGTTTCAAGGCCTTCCTTCATTGCCTCTTTAGCCCAATTTTGTCTTTCCACTCATCAGTGTTTTCATCGGCTGGTTTGGCAAAACGGTGATTGCTATTTTTATCGCTTCCTCTGTGTGCAAATATACGggcatttgaaaattttaaaatttgtttataatttaaattttagactaCTTTGTTCCATTAGTCTCAATATTTTTCCATCTTATTTCCCACCATCTTTCCATTCCATTTTTCTTATTTAAGATTAAATTTGCAGAAATACTACAGGGCTGTATTCGGTTTAAATGGAACAGCTGTATGTTACGATGATATCACTATAGTACTTAGGTATCAAGGTATCAGATTTGATACCTACGAGATATTATATATAAATCTGATATCTACGGGGTATGTTTGGTATCAAATCTGATACCTACGAGATATTATATATAAATCTGATATCTACGGGGTATGTTTGGTATCTATCTGGTACCTATTCTTATAtttagggcaagtactatggACATCCAAGTATAAGCTCTAAGATGCCGCATAGGACTAAATAGTgaggtggagaagagaagaaggatgaGAGAGAAATAATCACCTCTCATGCAAGAGGCAGTCCCTACACAAACTTCAATAAACATGTGAGAGTGTTAGAGATACTGGGGATTGTGTGGTAGATGTAACCTATTATACATATCATCTCTTAATTTAATTATCTATGTCATGCATGAAATTGGATGTGGTAGTCACCTctactataaaacttgccctaagAGGTGTAAATTTAATGGTTAAGCTGCTACTCTTATATTTAAGAGAAgtgtaaataaaatatatagaaCTATAACTCTGATGGAACCCAAACATTTTTGACACACTGCGTCCACATGTCAACAGCTTGGTTGAGATGAAACGGTGAGCTACATTTCTTAGCTACGAGCCTATGACGAAACGATGAGCCATGCCAGCAAGCCATGTTATCACCAACACTCGAAGGTAATGTTCGGGAGCATAACGCCTCCCCCATCTTTAAAATCCAGTATACTCGACTCGTTTCAAAAGCGGTTTCGTCCTACGTGGTACTCATAGGATCCACAtatcagtgaaaaaaaaaaattaacagccCCACATTCCAATCATCTCCTAatatctttttcctttttttttccctctctctttcttgttCTCTCTCCAGGTTGCGGTAGCGGCTAACATAGTTAGGGAGGCGACAATAAAAGTAGCGGTGCACGAGGCGATGGGGcatcagaggaagagagagagagagagagagagagagagagagagagagagagagagaggaggacgcgATGTAGAGCCGCCGGCGGGTTTTGAGGAGAAGGATGTGGAGCCGCGCGAGGTAGGGAAGGGATCGATGGGTGGGAGGGTGTGGTCGCTGCCATGTCGTCCTTCTCTGTTGTTGGGATTGTCTGCACGGCGTCATATTCGAGAGGCGCCAGAAGATCGATGGTGACAAGATGGGTGGCACGCAGGGAGAAGCTTGTCGGCCAGCTGCGGGGCGTAGGCTCCGAGGAGGTGCACAGGCTGTGGGAGCTCGTGGAGGACTTGGTCGGCTCCGTTGCGCACGGGAAAAGAATCTTGTCGGCGGCTGCGCACGCGGGGAGGACTTCGCTGGCTCCGACACTCTTGGGAGGAGAAGCTCATCGGGGGCTACGCACACGGGGGGAAGCTCGCCGGCTGTCGCACACACGGGATGGACTTGGCTGGCTGCACGCGCGGTTCCAATCCTTCCTCCCGCTCCTCTcccacccctccccctctcttcaGTGCCCATCTCCTTTCCGCTGACGCCGTTTTCGCCCCACGCGTTGCCACCTTCACTACTGCCGCCTGGTCGCTCGCTCCAGCGCTGCCACCTTCACCGCCGATGCCGCCCCACGTGCCCACTTCACTGTCATCGTGCTGGCAAGGCTAGTCGCTGCCACTGCCtatagagggagagagaggggtgaggaaaaagaaaatgagattAGGATGGCTGACCTGTGGGGCTattaattttctattttttctcaCTGATATGTGGATCCTATGAGCGCCACGTAGGATGAAACCGCTTTTGAAACCAAGGAATCGATTTACACCGGTTTTTAGAGATGGAGGAtgtgttatacccggttttgtggttaaagGATACGATTCAACTAGGGTCAAGAGATGAGGGATGTagaatagacttattccttgtATGGCCGTGTGCCGTGACCATGGAGGAATCCGGTAAGAGAGGCTGAGTGGTTGGCGTCATTGGGCTAGTGCCCGCTCTTGAACACCGCCGGCCCGTCTCTCGCGCATAGCCATCTCGGTGATTTCGTCATCGCTACCGTCATCCCTCAAAGCTCCATTGAGCAGCGGCAACAAGCATCGGCCACCagagcgagaggaggaagacaagaggAGCAGCTGTGTCACTCGAATCATCAGGAGCAACGACGACCTTCTGCTACTTTTGCCACAAGTGGTACTCTccccgtcttaaaatataagtatttttaaatttaGCATAGACTTCGAAATACTACTTTGATCCACAGTATCTTTAAAAGTAAGATTCttgaataaaaagagttgcatattatgatagtttgttctaaaatataagtatttttaaatttGGCATAGACTTCGAAATACGACTTCGATCAACAATATCTCTAAAAGTAAGATTCTTgaataaaa
The Oryza sativa Japonica Group chromosome 6, ASM3414082v1 DNA segment above includes these coding regions:
- the LOC136351211 gene encoding 20 kDa chaperonin, chloroplastic-like, giving the protein MKPLNDRVLIKVAEAEDKTAGGLILTETTKEKPSIGTVVAVGPGPLDDEGKRQPLSVSAGSTVMYSKYAGSEFKGADGTNYIVLRVSDVMAVLS